The Methanosphaera sp. BMS genome contains a region encoding:
- a CDS encoding serine/threonine-protein kinase — MNYEKIENMIEKFFKDRYTIEKLLGEGSFARVYLIKHKYLNERHALKFIKEPLTQSANTDNVFEEVQLATKLSHENVIDIHDAGIISTYGYDYSGEYILEEQDNIQAENWAYFILEYVQGGDLEEYRQSFRKSGINMPIMQVVNIIKQILTGLNTLHSANRPIIHRDLKAGNILMGVNSSGNIQVKISDFGFAKEVSSDSTADDFGGTKLYMSPESFKKEFSTRSDVYAVGVIFYLLLTNEYPYLISEYSNYDLQDLSTWDIPLKAPSTYNINIPEVIDEIILKSIAINPEQRYKDAKEFLERIDEMMYSIALDDNEFFDEGVYQATSRYNRYNKLNINERIEEILTLAQTPGKLDDAIELLEKEIITDYQTRRNYTQIIRMWKSKNPEIKLILEAYKITLRAENYKLAITFIKEAIAINPSLADSYESTIKVWDLLSKLEKDEDLLSAVDTLGDHMKSDEKINAQYNGLIDTLKTYSASLIVKRALELVKEDRQLEAARLMEFAVLKDKKYKTEYAYKIALWKQEIDYLV, encoded by the coding sequence TTGAATTATGAAAAGATTGAAAACATGATAGAAAAATTTTTCAAAGATAGATATACTATTGAAAAACTTCTTGGAGAAGGATCCTTTGCACGAGTATATCTTATAAAGCATAAGTACCTGAATGAACGACATGCATTAAAGTTTATTAAAGAACCATTGACACAAAGTGCCAACACTGATAATGTATTTGAAGAGGTTCAATTAGCAACAAAACTAAGCCATGAGAATGTAATTGACATACATGATGCGGGAATAATATCCACATATGGATATGATTACAGTGGAGAGTACATCCTGGAAGAACAGGACAACATACAAGCAGAAAATTGGGCATATTTTATATTGGAATATGTGCAGGGGGGAGATTTAGAGGAATACCGGCAATCTTTTAGAAAGTCCGGCATTAACATGCCCATAATGCAGGTAGTAAATATTATAAAACAAATATTGACGGGATTGAATACTCTTCATAGTGCTAATCGTCCCATTATACATCGTGACTTGAAAGCCGGAAATATATTGATGGGAGTTAACTCAAGTGGAAATATTCAAGTGAAAATATCAGACTTCGGATTTGCAAAGGAAGTGTCAAGTGATAGTACTGCCGATGATTTTGGTGGAACAAAACTATATATGTCACCTGAATCATTTAAAAAGGAGTTTTCCACCAGAAGTGATGTTTACGCCGTGGGTGTGATATTCTATCTGCTTTTAACAAATGAATACCCATATCTTATTAGTGAATATTCAAACTATGACCTGCAGGACTTATCCACGTGGGACATTCCATTGAAAGCTCCAAGTACATACAACATTAATATACCAGAGGTGATTGATGAGATTATATTAAAATCCATAGCGATTAATCCCGAACAAAGATATAAGGATGCTAAGGAGTTTTTAGAAAGAATTGATGAAATGATGTATTCGATTGCATTGGATGATAACGAGTTCTTTGATGAGGGAGTATATCAGGCAACAAGCAGGTATAACCGATACAACAAGCTGAACATCAACGAGAGGATAGAAGAGATTCTGACTCTTGCACAAACACCCGGTAAGTTAGATGATGCAATAGAGTTACTTGAAAAGGAAATTATAACCGATTACCAGACAAGAAGAAATTATACTCAAATAATTAGAATGTGGAAGTCCAAAAACCCCGAGATAAAGTTGATACTTGAAGCGTATAAAATAACACTTAGGGCTGAAAACTATAAGTTAGCAATCACATTTATTAAAGAAGCCATCGCAATCAACCCCTCTTTAGCAGATTCCTATGAATCCACCATAAAAGTCTGGGATTTATTAAGTAAACTGGAGAAGGATGAAGATTTGCTTAGTGCCGTTGATACTCTTGGGGATCATATGAAAAGTGATGAAAAAATCAACGCCCAATATAATGGTTTGATAGATACTTTAAAGACTTATTCGGCCAGTTTGATTGTAAAGAGGGCACTGGAATTAGTAAAAGAGGATAGACAATTAGAGGCTGCTCGTTTGATGGAGTTTGCTGTTTTGAAAGACAAGAAGTATAAGACCGAATATGCTTATAAGATAGCATTATGGAAGCAAGAGATTGATTATTTAGTATAA
- a CDS encoding FHA domain-containing protein — MGRQWNIDTENMDESEIKVMNKLASLKNNTQFEILKMLQYKENAYPRDKNPIYKYAMTSKMIRKELKKIGIKISTQMVGQDLKKLLKAELVEREKLSKNPNGIRLENEAYGYYLNVNAFEDLFLEINFLTEELKGLLDLYEQNQESIEGDNCVFTVFNGEDKGKKLIINENEEAFIGRMANYTPSDVGPFSLLLSNTYTTVSSIDKPHLRVYNKDGTWYMVDDSSTNGTYVGNNVVKNEKIKNRSFIRLSKGPGSAILYCSYE; from the coding sequence ATGGGAAGACAATGGAATATTGACACAGAAAATATGGATGAATCCGAAATCAAAGTCATGAACAAATTAGCCTCTTTGAAGAATAATACCCAATTTGAAATCTTGAAAATGTTACAATACAAGGAAAATGCTTATCCAAGAGATAAGAATCCTATTTATAAATATGCGATGACATCTAAAATGATACGTAAGGAATTAAAAAAAATAGGAATTAAAATATCTACCCAAATGGTAGGACAAGATCTAAAAAAATTATTAAAAGCGGAACTGGTTGAACGAGAGAAACTTTCAAAAAATCCTAATGGTATACGTCTTGAAAACGAAGCTTATGGATATTATCTTAATGTCAATGCATTTGAAGATTTATTTTTAGAAATAAACTTCCTGACAGAAGAACTTAAAGGATTACTTGACTTATATGAACAAAACCAAGAAAGTATAGAGGGAGATAACTGTGTTTTTACCGTATTTAATGGAGAAGACAAGGGTAAGAAATTGATAATCAATGAAAATGAGGAAGCATTTATAGGAAGAATGGCAAACTACACCCCTAGTGATGTAGGTCCATTTTCATTGTTACTGTCAAATACATATACAACAGTTTCAAGCATAGACAAACCACACTTAAGGGTATACAACAAAGATGGTACATGGTATATGGTTGATGATTCAAGTACCAATGGTACATATGTAGGAAATAATGTAGTGAAAAATGAAAAAATTAAAAACCGTTCATTCATAAGATTATCAAAAGGACCGGGTAGTGCAATCCTATATTGCAGCTATGAATAA
- a CDS encoding lipopolysaccharide assembly protein LapB, which yields MLIEKTFGEIHENPEKSLDIFNEILKREPNNIKAINGKASALMKLKQTSKAEKYFNKSLSIKENSSALINLGIISKNRDEYEKAWNYFDNAIKLKPELSDVITVFKKEIFDKLEVDNLDLKLENFNDKANKLIIEGLKNEKKGKYWDALDSYENALIADSSSEEVMFSLIKRLNVHFQNELIYEDKNSENIMNNPIKRKIAEIIIIQKRPKKATNILNKALTENPNDLILLNFKGGVEFSFDNYQESIRYFDKCLNLDSHYVYAAFNKSIVFRRLERYEDALEILDNLLERPEFYNIIRYQKSDILKKVQSESPP from the coding sequence ATGCTAATTGAAAAGACATTTGGAGAAATACATGAAAATCCAGAAAAATCCTTAGATATATTCAATGAAATCTTAAAAAGAGAGCCGAATAATATTAAAGCCATTAATGGCAAAGCAAGTGCCTTGATGAAATTAAAACAAACATCCAAAGCAGAAAAATATTTTAATAAATCTTTATCGATAAAAGAAAATTCATCAGCACTAATAAATCTGGGCATAATATCAAAAAATAGGGACGAATATGAAAAAGCATGGAACTATTTTGATAATGCGATAAAACTAAAACCAGAATTGAGTGACGTGATAACCGTCTTTAAAAAAGAAATATTTGACAAACTTGAAGTGGATAACTTGGATTTAAAACTGGAAAACTTCAATGATAAAGCAAATAAACTAATTATTGAAGGCTTGAAAAATGAGAAAAAAGGCAAATACTGGGATGCATTGGATTCTTATGAAAATGCTTTGATAGCAGATTCATCATCAGAAGAAGTAATGTTTTCATTAATTAAGAGGTTAAATGTGCATTTTCAAAATGAATTGATATATGAAGATAAGAATAGTGAAAATATCATGAATAATCCAATTAAAAGAAAAATTGCTGAGATAATAATCATCCAAAAAAGACCTAAAAAAGCTACAAATATTCTTAATAAAGCTTTGACCGAAAATCCTAATGATTTAATCCTGTTGAATTTTAAAGGTGGTGTGGAATTTTCCTTTGATAATTATCAAGAATCAATCAGATACTTTGATAAATGCTTAAATTTAGATTCCCACTATGTTTATGCAGCTTTTAATAAAAGTATTGTATTTAGAAGATTGGAACGATATGAAGATGCATTGGAAATATTAGACAATTTACTCGAAAGGCCTGAATTCTATAATATTATCCGATACCAAAAATCCGACATACTTAAAAAAGTTCAATCAGAGTCACCCCCCTAA
- a CDS encoding BspA family leucine-rich repeat surface protein encodes MNKNVNYNKHYYNDSLKEFENLNTTTRNIYELDNYSILVVLDDGRNLTSLDQIDDNESVVYISEDLKNTKKLTRRYSYPNLKAIVTQNMSPNIKSTSYMFYSCKNLTTVSGLDTWDTSHLKDSHGMFKNCNKLTHIYSMKDWNMSNVVDTSSMFENCNSLSSLGDLINWDTTSIEDMTSMFEDCTGLNNLDGLSDWNMKSVKSIDRMFENCMNLCDIDSIAGWNLPENISKVNMFRDCLELDEEKIVHFNSQPKNKSNHHLKENVIQENTNKHKNIINKTKTTERVPTDNIVDYEVDGFFDYSSDLDYVMKVLTRKYGK; translated from the coding sequence ATGAACAAAAATGTAAACTATAATAAACACTACTACAATGATTCTCTAAAAGAGTTTGAAAATCTTAACACTACAACAAGAAATATATATGAACTTGATAATTATTCCATACTTGTTGTACTTGATGATGGAAGAAATCTAACAAGCTTGGATCAAATAGATGATAATGAAAGTGTAGTTTACATCAGTGAAGACCTTAAAAATACAAAGAAGCTAACTAGAAGATATTCATATCCTAACCTTAAGGCTATAGTTACACAGAACATGTCACCTAATATTAAAAGTACTAGCTACATGTTCTATTCTTGCAAAAACTTAACGACAGTATCTGGTCTAGACACATGGGATACAAGTCATCTTAAGGATTCTCATGGAATGTTTAAAAACTGCAATAAACTAACCCACATTTACTCCATGAAGGATTGGAACATGTCTAATGTAGTTGACACATCATCCATGTTTGAAAACTGCAACAGCCTATCATCACTGGGAGACTTAATAAATTGGGATACAACGAGTATTGAAGATATGACTTCTATGTTTGAGGATTGTACTGGACTTAATAATCTTGATGGTTTATCCGATTGGAATATGAAGTCTGTTAAAAGCATTGACAGAATGTTTGAAAACTGTATGAACCTATGTGATATTGATTCAATAGCCGGATGGAATCTGCCTGAGAACATAAGTAAGGTCAACATGTTTAGGGACTGCCTTGAACTTGACGAGGAGAAAATTGTGCATTTTAACAGTCAACCGAAAAATAAGAGCAATCATCACCTAAAGGAGAATGTCATCCAAGAAAACACCAACAAACATAAAAACATTATAAATAAAACAAAAACTACTGAAAGGGTTCCCACTGATAATATAGTTGATTATGAAGTAGATGGTTTTTTTGATTATTCCTCGGATTTAGATTATGTGATGAAAGTATTAACAAGAAAATATGGGAAATAA
- a CDS encoding diacylglycerol kinase family protein, whose protein sequence is MIKEEFKSRNIFNSFKYALAGITKSISQERNLKIQLIIMIMVVIIGLYLSISVYEWIICIILFGLVISFEIFNTAIENTVDFIEKNRNDNRWKIDENARLAKDASAGAVLVVSITSALIGLMIFIPKIMMNLYSFIT, encoded by the coding sequence TTGATTAAAGAGGAATTTAAATCTAGGAATATATTTAATAGCTTTAAATATGCATTAGCAGGTATAACAAAATCAATTTCTCAGGAGCGAAATCTTAAAATACAATTGATAATCATGATAATGGTAGTTATTATAGGATTATATTTATCAATAAGCGTTTATGAATGGATTATATGTATAATATTATTTGGTTTGGTTATCAGTTTTGAGATATTTAACACTGCAATAGAAAATACCGTTGATTTTATAGAAAAAAATAGAAATGACAATAGATGGAAGATAGATGAAAATGCAAGGCTAGCAAAGGATGCATCAGCAGGAGCTGTACTCGTAGTCTCAATTACTTCAGCATTAATTGGGTTGATGATATTCATACCAAAAATTATGATGAACTTATATAGTTTTATCACGTAA